One window of Bifidobacterium pseudocatenulatum DSM 20438 = JCM 1200 = LMG 10505 genomic DNA carries:
- a CDS encoding HhH-GPD family protein — protein MNDTNEPNTEIENAEAVADALAEWWHASARDLPWRFGRTTTWGVLVSEVMSQQTQMSRVVPYWNDWMERWPDAVALADAAKADVITAWGRLGYPRRALRLQECARVVASDYDNKLPRTYDELLALPGIGDYTASAVMSFAFGERIAVVDTNIRRVLSRVFLGEESLGGAARPAERALAKQMLPQDDASKCRRFDRPSVVWNQSVMELGATVCTAKAPLCEACPVSGHCVFLHNGRPGLGERRTRPRQRFQGTDRQVRGLVLNALRNLPEGATALNRKSLERLWDDHIQLDRCIASLDEDGLIEILPNADVRLPV, from the coding sequence ATGAACGACACGAACGAGCCTAATACCGAAATTGAAAATGCTGAAGCTGTGGCGGACGCGCTTGCCGAATGGTGGCATGCTTCGGCGCGTGACCTGCCATGGCGTTTCGGCCGCACTACTACGTGGGGCGTGCTTGTCTCCGAAGTGATGAGCCAGCAGACGCAGATGAGCCGTGTGGTACCGTATTGGAACGATTGGATGGAACGCTGGCCTGATGCGGTCGCGCTTGCCGATGCCGCGAAAGCGGATGTGATCACGGCTTGGGGCAGGCTCGGCTATCCGAGACGCGCCTTGCGATTGCAGGAATGCGCCCGCGTGGTCGCTTCCGATTACGATAACAAGCTGCCGCGTACGTACGATGAGTTGCTGGCATTGCCGGGTATCGGCGATTATACGGCCAGCGCGGTGATGAGTTTCGCGTTTGGTGAGCGCATCGCGGTGGTGGATACGAATATTCGCAGGGTGCTTTCGAGGGTTTTTCTTGGCGAGGAGTCGCTTGGCGGCGCCGCAAGACCTGCGGAACGTGCGTTGGCGAAGCAGATGTTGCCGCAGGATGATGCCTCAAAATGCAGACGGTTCGACCGTCCTTCAGTGGTGTGGAATCAGTCCGTTATGGAATTGGGCGCGACCGTCTGCACGGCAAAGGCTCCGTTGTGCGAGGCGTGCCCTGTTTCGGGACATTGCGTGTTTTTGCATAATGGTCGTCCGGGATTGGGGGAACGTCGCACGCGGCCGCGTCAACGTTTCCAAGGTACGGATCGTCAGGTGCGTGGGCTGGTGCTGAATGCGCTGCGCAATCTGCCGGAAGGTGCGACCGCCCTTAATCGCAAGTCGCTTGAACGACTGTGGGATGACCATATCCAGCTTGATCGGTGCATCGCATCGTTGGATGAGGATGGTCTTATCGAAATCCTGCCGAATGCGGATGTGCGTCTTCCGGTATGA
- a CDS encoding tRNA (cytidine(34)-2'-O)-methyltransferase codes for MTNEEHTNDAQGATAEEAKVEKMFEYGYRKSNYGPDELVTDAHGNPISVVDAMLSAEDAAKAETSTPHLCYYSPRIPGNTGSAIRLCAVTGTILHLVEPLGFNLRDTKLRRAGLDYHDMAHVVLHPNFENLVESMPNSRIIAFTAHATKLYTDIEYKPTDILLFGPEPGNIPDPMDIMAGPHVAEQVRLPMRPSLRSLNLTNCASIAIYEAWRQLGFAGGQ; via the coding sequence ATGACGAACGAAGAGCATACCAATGACGCGCAAGGCGCAACCGCAGAGGAAGCCAAAGTCGAGAAAATGTTCGAATACGGCTACCGCAAGTCGAATTATGGGCCGGACGAACTCGTGACCGACGCGCACGGCAATCCGATTTCCGTGGTCGACGCGATGCTGTCAGCCGAAGACGCGGCCAAAGCCGAAACCTCCACGCCCCACTTGTGCTACTACTCCCCCCGCATTCCGGGCAATACCGGTTCGGCAATCCGCCTGTGCGCGGTGACCGGCACGATCCTGCATTTGGTGGAGCCGCTCGGATTCAATCTGCGCGATACGAAACTGCGCCGTGCCGGACTGGACTACCACGACATGGCCCACGTGGTATTGCACCCGAATTTTGAGAATCTGGTGGAATCCATGCCGAATTCGCGCATCATCGCGTTCACCGCGCACGCCACCAAACTGTATACCGACATCGAATACAAGCCGACTGACATTCTGCTGTTCGGCCCGGAGCCGGGCAATATTCCCGATCCGATGGATATTATGGCCGGTCCGCACGTGGCCGAACAGGTGCGATTGCCAATGCGCCCGAGCCTGCGTTCCCTGAACCTCACCAATTGCGCATCCATCGCCATCTACGAAGCCTGGCGCCAACTAGGCTTCGCCGGCGGCCAGTGA
- a CDS encoding PFL family protein, translating into MLNIMEVHETNKMIEQEKLDVRTITMGISLLDCAADSVDEVCDNIYNKITTYAKDLVSTGKAIERDYGIPIVNKRITVTPISLVGASSCKTSDDFVKIAHALDKAAKKVGVDLIGGYSALVSKSMTPAEELLIRSLPKALSETDIVCSSVNVGSTKTGIDMNSVELLGHIIKDIAHATADNDSYGCVKFVAFCNAPDDNPFMAGGFHGVTEGDAVINVGVSGPGVVSRALDEAKGKDFEFLCETIKRTAFKITRVGQLVAQEASRRLGIPFGIIDLSLAPTPAVGDSVGEVLEKIGLEQVGAPGTTAALAMLNDQVKKGGIMASSYVGGLSGAFIPVSEDKNMIDAATNGCLKIEKLEAMTCVCSVGLDMIAIPGDTTASTISGIIADEAAIGMVNQKTTAVRVIPVEGKGVGEMANFGGLMGYAPIIPVNQTSCEAFVTRGGRIPAPIHSFKN; encoded by the coding sequence ATGCTGAATATCATGGAGGTCCACGAGACCAACAAGATGATCGAGCAGGAGAAGCTCGACGTACGCACCATCACCATGGGCATCAGCCTGCTGGACTGCGCGGCCGACAGCGTCGACGAAGTCTGCGACAACATCTACAACAAAATCACCACGTACGCCAAGGATCTCGTATCCACCGGCAAAGCCATCGAACGCGACTACGGCATTCCGATCGTCAACAAGCGCATCACTGTCACCCCAATTTCCTTGGTCGGCGCAAGCTCGTGCAAAACGTCGGATGATTTCGTGAAAATCGCGCATGCGCTTGACAAGGCGGCGAAGAAGGTCGGCGTCGATCTGATCGGCGGCTACTCCGCTCTCGTATCCAAGTCCATGACCCCCGCCGAAGAGCTGCTCATCCGCTCCCTGCCGAAGGCGCTGAGCGAAACCGACATTGTCTGCTCGTCCGTCAACGTGGGATCCACTAAGACCGGCATCGACATGAACTCCGTCGAACTGCTCGGCCACATCATCAAAGACATCGCACATGCCACCGCAGATAACGATTCTTACGGATGCGTGAAATTCGTGGCATTCTGCAATGCCCCCGACGACAACCCGTTCATGGCAGGTGGCTTCCATGGCGTAACCGAAGGCGACGCGGTCATCAACGTCGGCGTTTCCGGCCCGGGTGTGGTCTCCCGTGCATTGGACGAGGCCAAGGGCAAGGACTTCGAATTCCTGTGCGAAACCATCAAGCGCACTGCGTTCAAGATTACGCGCGTCGGCCAGCTGGTGGCACAGGAGGCATCCCGTCGCCTCGGCATTCCATTCGGCATCATCGACCTTTCCCTCGCACCGACCCCGGCCGTAGGCGACTCCGTCGGCGAAGTGCTTGAGAAGATCGGCCTCGAACAGGTTGGTGCACCGGGCACCACCGCGGCGCTCGCCATGCTCAACGATCAGGTGAAGAAGGGCGGCATCATGGCGTCCTCCTACGTCGGCGGACTGTCCGGCGCGTTCATCCCTGTCTCCGAAGACAAGAACATGATCGATGCGGCAACCAATGGTTGCCTGAAGATCGAAAAGCTTGAAGCCATGACCTGCGTGTGCTCCGTCGGACTTGACATGATCGCCATTCCGGGAGACACCACCGCATCCACCATTTCCGGCATCATTGCCGATGAGGCCGCGATCGGCATGGTCAACCAGAAGACCACGGCTGTGCGCGTGATTCCGGTTGAAGGCAAAGGCGTAGGGGAGATGGCCAACTTCGGCGGCCTGATGGGCTATGCGCCGATCATTCCAGTCAACCAGACCAGCTGCGAAGCTTTCGTGACCCGAGGCGGTCGCATCCCCGCCCCAATCCACAGCTTCAAAAACTAG
- a CDS encoding ACT domain-containing protein, with translation MNKAIITVVGQDTVGIIARVCTYLSEHQVNVLDISQTIIDGFFNMMMIVDYSNTDKEFGEVVDDLDKLGEEIGVRIRCQREEIFTKMHRV, from the coding sequence ATGAACAAGGCAATCATCACCGTCGTCGGTCAGGATACTGTCGGCATCATCGCACGCGTCTGCACATACCTTTCCGAGCATCAGGTCAACGTGCTTGACATTTCCCAGACCATCATCGACGGTTTCTTCAACATGATGATGATTGTGGACTATTCCAACACCGACAAGGAATTCGGCGAGGTCGTGGACGATCTCGACAAGCTCGGCGAAGAGATCGGCGTGCGCATCCGCTGCCAGCGTGAAGAGATCTTCACCAAGATGCACCGCGTCTGA
- the galK gene encoding galactokinase, whose product MTAVEFIEPLSHDEGVKNATDLFRATYGEEPAGVWAAPGRVNLIGEHTDYNAGLCLPIALPHRTFIALKPREDTKVRVVSDVDSENVTEADLDGLQAGGVEGWAAYPVGVAWALREAGFDAVQGFDAAFSSCVPLGSGLSSSAAMTCSTALALDDVYGLGYGASDAGRVTLINAAIKSENDMAGASTGGLDQNASMRCTFGHALRLDCRPELSPLENVSQQEFDLDKYGLELLVLDTQAPHQLNDGQYAQRRATCEKAAEILGVANLRVVADSIAKSDDPFQALKETLDKLEDDTMKKRVRHVITEIARVNSFVRAFANGKIDEAGRLFNASHDSLAADYEVTVPELDIAVDVARANGAYGARMTGGGFGGSIIALVDKGQGHEIAQKIADRFEKEGFNAPRALPAFAAASASREA is encoded by the coding sequence ATGACTGCTGTTGAATTCATTGAGCCGCTCTCGCACGACGAGGGTGTGAAGAACGCGACCGATCTGTTCCGTGCCACCTACGGTGAGGAGCCGGCTGGCGTATGGGCCGCACCGGGCCGTGTGAACCTGATCGGCGAACACACCGACTACAACGCGGGCCTGTGCCTGCCGATCGCACTGCCGCACCGCACGTTCATCGCGCTCAAGCCGCGTGAAGACACCAAGGTGCGCGTGGTTTCCGACGTTGACTCCGAAAACGTCACCGAAGCCGACCTCGACGGCCTGCAGGCCGGTGGCGTGGAAGGCTGGGCCGCCTACCCGGTAGGCGTTGCCTGGGCATTGCGCGAAGCCGGCTTCGATGCGGTGCAGGGCTTCGATGCGGCATTCTCCTCCTGCGTGCCGCTCGGATCCGGTCTGAGCTCCTCCGCAGCCATGACCTGCTCCACCGCCTTGGCGTTGGATGACGTGTACGGTTTGGGTTATGGCGCATCCGATGCCGGTCGTGTGACGCTGATCAACGCCGCCATCAAGTCGGAAAACGACATGGCGGGCGCGTCCACCGGTGGGCTCGATCAGAACGCATCCATGCGCTGCACTTTCGGCCATGCGTTGCGTCTTGATTGCCGTCCAGAGCTGAGCCCGCTGGAGAACGTCTCCCAGCAGGAATTCGATCTCGACAAGTACGGTCTGGAACTGCTGGTGCTTGACACTCAGGCTCCGCACCAGCTCAACGACGGACAGTATGCCCAGCGTCGCGCCACTTGCGAGAAGGCCGCCGAAATCCTCGGCGTGGCCAACCTGCGTGTGGTCGCCGACAGCATCGCCAAGTCCGACGATCCGTTCCAGGCGCTCAAGGAAACGCTCGACAAGCTGGAAGACGACACGATGAAGAAGCGCGTGCGCCACGTCATCACCGAAATCGCCCGTGTCAACTCCTTCGTGCGTGCCTTCGCCAACGGCAAGATCGACGAGGCCGGCCGACTGTTCAACGCGTCTCATGATTCGCTCGCTGCGGATTATGAAGTGACTGTGCCCGAGTTGGATATTGCCGTGGACGTGGCCCGTGCCAACGGTGCGTATGGTGCGCGTATGACCGGCGGCGGCTTTGGTGGCTCCATCATCGCCCTGGTGGATAAGGGCCAGGGGCACGAGATCGCACAGAAGATTGCTGACCGCTTCGAAAAGGAAGGTTTCAACGCACCTCGCGCCTTGCCGGCGTTCGCTGCGGCTTCCGCGAGCCGCGAGGCCTGA
- the galT gene encoding galactose-1-phosphate uridylyltransferase, whose protein sequence is MSEFANYTPGEYAKEHIRITPTTLADGRAFFYLDDDPEYVSGAKTRELNDPRQLAYRFSNQLNAAGEEVPYAAPEMRRDPLTGDWIPMATARMNRPITAGPGATAKGNPLAARKPGDPYQDGEVPDTDYNVVVFENRFPSMVRVPGRSEAVEYVNGNPLWEKKLAAGRCEVICFDPDEDGLPADLPVSRLRTVVEAWAFRTAEISKMEGLEQIFPFENHGQEIGVSLAHPHGQVYCYPFIAPKMEAELKQTEAYHEKTGGNLLKDLMNSEIEAGERVVMRNHSWVAYVPAAARWPLEVHVAPVRDVLTLDELNDQERWDLAVMYSTLLKRGNAFFDKGDGKGMDLPYIAAWHQAPIHDARRENYRLNLQFFSFRRAANKIKYLAGSESGMAAWVSDTTPELIAKRFHELGPIDIEG, encoded by the coding sequence ATGAGTGAATTCGCAAACTACACTCCCGGAGAGTACGCGAAGGAGCACATTCGCATCACGCCGACCACGCTCGCCGATGGCCGCGCTTTCTTCTACCTCGACGATGATCCGGAATACGTTTCCGGCGCGAAGACGCGCGAACTGAACGATCCTCGTCAGCTGGCATACCGTTTCTCCAATCAGCTCAACGCGGCCGGTGAGGAAGTGCCGTACGCTGCTCCGGAAATGCGTCGCGATCCACTGACCGGCGACTGGATTCCTATGGCGACCGCACGCATGAACCGTCCGATCACCGCGGGCCCTGGCGCCACCGCCAAAGGCAACCCGCTGGCCGCACGCAAGCCGGGCGACCCGTACCAAGACGGCGAAGTGCCGGACACCGACTACAACGTGGTCGTGTTCGAAAACCGCTTCCCGTCGATGGTTCGCGTGCCGGGCCGTTCCGAAGCCGTGGAATACGTCAACGGCAACCCGCTGTGGGAGAAGAAGCTTGCTGCAGGCCGCTGCGAAGTGATCTGCTTCGACCCGGATGAAGACGGTCTGCCGGCAGACCTGCCGGTCTCCCGTCTGCGCACCGTCGTGGAAGCGTGGGCGTTCCGTACCGCCGAAATCTCCAAGATGGAAGGCCTCGAACAGATCTTCCCGTTCGAAAACCACGGACAGGAAATCGGCGTCTCCCTGGCGCACCCTCACGGACAGGTCTACTGCTACCCGTTCATCGCGCCGAAGATGGAAGCCGAACTCAAGCAGACCGAAGCCTACCATGAGAAGACCGGCGGCAACCTGCTCAAGGATCTCATGAACTCCGAAATCGAGGCCGGGGAGCGTGTCGTCATGCGCAACCACAGCTGGGTGGCCTACGTGCCAGCCGCAGCCCGCTGGCCCCTCGAGGTGCATGTGGCCCCGGTGCGCGACGTGCTCACCCTCGACGAGCTCAACGACCAGGAACGTTGGGATTTGGCCGTCATGTACTCCACCCTGCTCAAGCGCGGCAACGCGTTCTTCGACAAGGGTGACGGCAAGGGCATGGACCTGCCGTACATCGCAGCATGGCATCAGGCTCCGATCCACGACGCACGCCGTGAAAACTACCGCCTGAACCTGCAGTTCTTCTCGTTCCGCCGCGCAGCCAACAAGATCAAGTATCTGGCCGGATCCGAATCCGGCATGGCCGCATGGGTTTCCGACACCACGCCGGAACTCATCGCCAAGCGCTTCCACGAGCTCGGACCAATCGATATCGAAGGCTGA
- a CDS encoding DeoR/GlpR family DNA-binding transcription regulator — MISSQRQHLILSRLRTRGAVRITALSKELGVSAMTIRRDIADLADKGLLKRVHGGAVTTSTLLSEPLFSVKSQMDIGLKDAIAQEAIKYVAPGDVIAIGGGTTAYVFAQHLLESQQSSGITILTNSIPVAELVQALESKDVEVIVTGGVTTRSNSLVGPIADKVVASLRVNTVFLGTHSVSIPRGFLMPNSLEAATDMAMMDIADRTIILTDHTKWSCTSLSLFARFDQVDTVITDDGLDPDSVGKTRDLVKELVLAHQSEPIQEGE, encoded by the coding sequence ATGATATCGTCACAACGTCAGCATTTGATTTTGAGCAGGTTGCGTACCCGCGGTGCGGTGCGTATCACCGCATTGTCCAAGGAATTGGGCGTTTCCGCCATGACCATCCGACGCGATATCGCCGATCTGGCCGACAAGGGTCTGCTGAAGCGTGTGCACGGCGGCGCCGTCACCACCAGCACGCTGCTGAGTGAGCCGCTGTTCTCCGTAAAGTCGCAGATGGACATCGGATTGAAGGACGCCATCGCACAGGAAGCCATCAAATATGTGGCACCCGGCGACGTGATCGCCATCGGCGGCGGCACCACCGCATACGTATTCGCGCAACATCTGTTGGAATCACAGCAGTCGTCGGGGATCACCATCCTCACCAACTCCATTCCGGTGGCGGAACTGGTGCAGGCGCTGGAATCGAAAGACGTGGAAGTCATCGTGACCGGCGGCGTGACCACCCGATCCAACTCGCTCGTAGGCCCGATCGCAGACAAAGTGGTGGCCTCCCTGCGCGTCAACACAGTCTTCCTGGGCACGCATTCCGTGTCCATTCCGCGCGGCTTCCTCATGCCGAACTCGCTTGAGGCCGCAACCGATATGGCAATGATGGACATTGCCGATCGCACCATAATTTTGACCGATCACACCAAGTGGAGCTGCACATCATTGTCGCTTTTCGCACGCTTCGACCAGGTGGACACGGTCATTACCGATGATGGACTAGACCCCGATTCGGTTGGGAAAACAAGGGATTTGGTTAAAGAGCTCGTGCTGGCACACCAGAGCGAGCCTATTCAGGAAGGTGAATAA
- a CDS encoding quinone-dependent dihydroorotate dehydrogenase — translation MTYVSENFWHDAVNKATTDLFTFGYKHIIKPHFVFNQTPDVAHDQMIQFCKITKNIPPLMWACREMLNYSDPVLETSVMGVDFVNPFGLSAGLDKNCEMPVLLDNAGFGFETVGSTTSRPCPGNPKPWFHRLPEYDSMMVHVGLANEGSEIVVPRAEQAWTKARDMQISVSIARTNDDKTGDLDEGIEDYCISMRRTAGRTAMVEVNISCPNTMAGEPFNQSPEALDKLFTELDKIERPQPTLVKMPLNKSWEEFKDLLDVLAEHNVQGLSIANLQKDRAGMEIPRDWEGGLSGSPCYEASNERIKQVYREYGDRFAIAGIGGVFTPQQAYAKIRSGSSLVMFISSLMYRGPQQITVLKRGLAELLKRDGFDHVSQAVGIDA, via the coding sequence ATGACGTATGTTTCTGAGAATTTCTGGCACGATGCGGTGAACAAAGCCACCACAGATCTCTTCACCTTCGGCTACAAGCACATCATCAAGCCGCATTTCGTGTTCAATCAGACGCCCGATGTGGCGCACGACCAGATGATTCAGTTCTGCAAGATCACCAAGAACATTCCGCCGCTGATGTGGGCGTGCCGTGAAATGCTCAACTATTCCGACCCCGTGCTGGAAACCAGCGTGATGGGCGTCGACTTCGTCAATCCGTTCGGCCTTTCCGCCGGCCTCGACAAGAACTGCGAGATGCCGGTGCTGCTCGACAACGCCGGCTTCGGCTTCGAAACGGTCGGATCCACCACGTCTCGTCCGTGCCCCGGCAATCCGAAGCCGTGGTTCCACCGTCTGCCCGAATATGATTCGATGATGGTGCATGTCGGTCTTGCCAATGAGGGTTCGGAAATCGTTGTTCCGCGCGCGGAACAGGCTTGGACGAAGGCGCGCGACATGCAGATTTCCGTGTCGATCGCGCGTACGAATGATGATAAGACCGGCGATTTGGACGAAGGCATCGAGGATTACTGCATTTCGATGCGCCGCACGGCCGGTCGCACCGCCATGGTCGAAGTGAACATCTCCTGCCCGAACACGATGGCCGGCGAACCGTTCAATCAGAGCCCTGAAGCGCTCGACAAGCTGTTCACCGAACTCGACAAGATCGAACGTCCACAGCCCACGCTGGTGAAGATGCCGTTGAATAAGTCCTGGGAAGAGTTCAAGGATCTGCTTGACGTGCTTGCCGAACACAATGTGCAGGGCTTGTCGATTGCGAATCTGCAGAAGGACCGCGCCGGCATGGAGATTCCTCGCGATTGGGAGGGCGGACTGTCAGGTTCGCCATGCTATGAGGCCAGCAACGAACGCATCAAGCAGGTGTACCGCGAGTATGGCGACCGTTTTGCGATTGCCGGCATCGGCGGCGTGTTCACTCCGCAGCAGGCGTATGCGAAGATTCGTTCCGGCTCGTCGTTGGTCATGTTCATCAGCTCGCTGATGTATCGCGGACCGCAGCAGATCACCGTGTTGAAGCGCGGCCTTGCCGAACTGCTCAAGCGCGACGGATTCGACCATGTGAGCCAGGCTGTCGGCATCGACGCCTGA
- a CDS encoding NADH:flavin oxidoreductase/NADH oxidase: protein MSEDEKKAKRSKKATTNGTVGLFDPMTLRGMTVRNRIWLPPMDTYSALAQDGLPTPFHYQHYVSRAMGGFGMVIVEATAVTPEGRISPCDLGLWADEQMDAWRWIVADAKAAGATMAVQLNHAGRKASTGCFSIGYEHESVPEEQGGWQTVGPSANAFGPLDKPRELTVDEIHAIVDQFRDAAWRAYDIGFDAVEIHAAHGYLLSQFLDPLINEREDEYGGSFDNRIRILVEVVDAVRSVIPDTMPVLVRVSATDWAAGGWDLDQTVNLAKVLKKHGVDLMDVSTGGMIPGVTIPVKPDYQVPFAEQVRSRAEIPTTAVGLITKPKQAKKILKSGAADAIEIGRAALRDPNWPLRAAHKLGIPTEDAPYQPQYVRGAY, encoded by the coding sequence ATGAGCGAAGACGAAAAGAAGGCGAAGCGGTCGAAGAAGGCTACAACCAATGGCACGGTTGGCCTGTTCGATCCTATGACTTTGCGTGGCATGACCGTGCGCAACCGCATCTGGCTGCCGCCAATGGATACGTATTCCGCGTTGGCCCAGGATGGCCTGCCCACGCCATTCCACTACCAGCATTATGTGTCACGTGCCATGGGCGGTTTCGGCATGGTTATCGTGGAAGCCACCGCAGTGACGCCGGAGGGTCGTATTTCGCCGTGCGACTTGGGATTGTGGGCCGACGAGCAGATGGACGCATGGCGTTGGATCGTTGCCGATGCGAAGGCCGCCGGCGCGACGATGGCGGTGCAGCTCAACCATGCCGGACGCAAGGCTTCCACCGGCTGCTTCTCCATCGGATACGAGCATGAGAGCGTGCCGGAAGAGCAGGGCGGATGGCAGACCGTGGGGCCAAGCGCCAACGCGTTCGGGCCGTTGGACAAGCCTCGCGAACTCACCGTTGACGAAATCCATGCCATCGTCGACCAGTTCCGCGACGCCGCTTGGCGTGCTTATGATATCGGCTTCGACGCGGTGGAAATTCATGCGGCCCACGGCTATCTGCTGTCGCAATTCCTCGATCCGCTGATCAACGAGCGCGAGGATGAATACGGCGGATCGTTCGACAACCGTATCCGCATACTGGTCGAAGTCGTGGACGCCGTGCGTTCCGTCATCCCCGACACCATGCCGGTGCTGGTGCGCGTTTCCGCGACCGATTGGGCCGCCGGAGGCTGGGATCTCGATCAGACCGTCAACCTTGCCAAAGTCCTGAAGAAGCACGGTGTCGATCTGATGGACGTCTCCACCGGAGGCATGATTCCGGGCGTGACCATTCCCGTCAAACCCGATTATCAGGTTCCATTCGCCGAACAGGTGCGCTCGCGTGCCGAAATTCCAACCACGGCCGTCGGATTGATCACCAAGCCGAAGCAGGCCAAGAAGATTTTGAAATCCGGTGCCGCCGACGCCATCGAAATCGGACGTGCGGCGCTTCGTGATCCGAATTGGCCTCTTCGCGCCGCCCACAAGCTCGGTATTCCGACCGAAGATGCGCCCTACCAGCCGCAGTATGTGCGTGGCGCATACTAA